In the genome of Pseudonocardia cypriaca, the window CTTCGTCCGCTACCGCGATCCCGACCCGCACCTGCGGCTGCGGTTCCACGGCAAGCCGGACGGGCTGTGGGGCGAGCTCGTGCCGCGCCTGCACGCCTGGGCCGGACGCCTGCGGAACGACGGCCTGCTGATCACGGCGGCGCTCGACAGCTACGACCCGGAGGTCGAACGCTACGGAGGGCCGGAGGCGATGGCCGACGCCGAGCGGGTCTTCCACGCCGACAGCGCGCTGGCGCTCGCCCTCGCCCCGCACCTGGACGGGGAGGACGCCGACGTGCGCGCCGCGGCGAGCGTGCACGACCTGCTGGCCGGGTTCGACCCGTCCGGCGGGGTCCTCGAGCGGTTCGTCGCGGCGGTGCCGGTGGCGGACCGACGGGCCGTGCCTGCCGCCCGGCGTGGGCGGCTCGCCGACCTCCTCCCCGTGCCCGGCGGCCGGCTCGTCGCACCGGGCGGCTTCCGGCGCGGGGCACTGGCGGCCTACGCCGCCACGCTCGAACGCATCGGATGCCCACCGGAACGGCGGGCGTACATCGGGGTGAGCCTCGCCCACATGCACTGCAACCGCCTCTTCGGCGTCGACCGCGCCCGGGAGCGGGGCGTGTACGCACTCCTGCACCGCGCGCTGGCCGTGCGGGCCGACAGGGCGAGGCACGGCCGATGACGGCGCTCCCGCTCGCCGTATCGCCGGACCTGCGCCGCCGCGCCATCGCCGTGGCCACGGAGGTGGCCGACCGGCTCCGCTCCCCAGAGCCGGTCGCCACCACCGCCCTCCGCGCCAGGCGCCCGGCGGGGCACCCCGGCTGGGACCCGTCCTCGCTGCTGCTCGGGCACCCCGGCGTCGCCGTCCTGCACGCGACGATGTCGGTCGCCGACCCGTCGTGGGCGATGGCCACCCACGCGCACCTGGCCGCCGCCGCGAGCGGGGCGGGCGCCGACCTGGTGCCCGCGGCCGTGCTGCACGGAAGCGTCCACGGTGGCTACCCCAAGCTCCTGCGCACCCTCGCCCACGCGCTGGCCGAGGCCAGCGAGCAGCAGGTCGAGGCGCAGGTCCGGCGGGCCGCGCAGGACGGCCCATGGCTCGCCGTCTCCGACTACGACGTGGTGAGCGGGCTCACCGGCAAGGGCAGGCTGCTGCTGGCACTCGGCGACGACCGCAGCTCGGATGCGCTCCACAGCACGCTGCGCCACCTCGTCGCGTGCACCCTCCCGGTGACCGCACACGGAGCGTCCGTGCCGGGCTGGTGGTGCCGCGGCGACGACCCCGCCGAGCTCCCGCACGGGTACCTGGACGCCGGCCTCGCCCACGGCGTCGCAGGGCCGCTTGCGCTGATGGCGCTGGCCCACGACCGGGGGCACCGGGTGGAGGGGATGCCCGAGGCGATGCGCACCGTCGCCGACTGGCTGCTGCGCCGGGCCGTGGCCGACGAGCACGGCCTGCTGTGGCCGTCCCGCGTCTCGTTCGCGCAGGAGACGGGGGCCGAGCCGGTCGCCCCGGACGCGGTGAAGGCGGCCTGGTGCTACGGCGTCGCGGGCGTCGCGCGCGCCCTGCACCTGGCCGGCATCGCGCTCGGCGACCCGCAGCTGTGCGCGACGGCGGTGCAGGCGCTTCGGGGAGCGGTGCTGCGCCCGTGGTCGGATGCGCACCTCGTCGGGCCGACCGTCTGCCACGGGGCCGCCGGACTCCTGCAGGTCGTGCTGCGGGTCACCGAACGCGATCCCGACCCGGTGCTGCAGGGCGCGGCCGGCCTGCTCGCGCAGCGCGTGCTCTACGACTTCGACCGGACCGCGCCGTTCGGCTTCCGGCACGGGCACCGCACCCGCTCCGGACGCGTGGTCGGCGTCGACGAGCCGGGGCTGCTCCAGGGCGCGGCGGGGGTCGCGCTCGTGCTGGCGACGTTCGCCCACCACCCCGGAACCATCGGTCCGGACGTCTGGGATGCGCCGCTGCTGCTGTCCTAGTCGCCCGTGGGGTGCTCGTAGTAGTCGGCGGTGCGGAGCGTGGCGTCGGGGCCGAACGTGAGCAGCCAGGTGCTGCCCTTCTTCGCCGGGACGTCGTCGGGGTCCAACTCACGCAGGCCGGCGGCTGCCGCGAGGGTGCCGACCAGGTGCGGGATCACGCCGCCCTGGCTGCACGCCACGACGACGCCGGGGACGTCGGTCAGCGCGCGGAAGCGGGCGAGGGCGGCGGCGGGATCCGCCCAGTAGCCGTCCTCGCCGAGCGACGGATCCTCGTCGATCGCCAGGCCGAGCCGGTGGGCGAGCGGCACCACCGTGTCGCGGCAGCGCACCGGAGGCGCCGTGACGACGCGGTCGGGGCCGAACAGCCCGAGCAGCCCGTCGAGCTGCCACGCCTGCTCCTGGCCGGAGCCGGAGAGCGGGCGCGCCGCGTCCTCGCCGTCCCACTGGCTGCGGCTGCCGGCCTTCCCGTGCCGGACGAGCGCGATCACCGAGACCGGCGGGCCGACGTGCGTGAACCGCTGCAGGATGTCGAGGTCGTGGGGGTAGGACAGCAGCTCGGCCGCGGACGCGGGGTCCAGCCAGCGCAGCTCGTCCGTCTCCTCGCCCGGCGTGAACTCCCCGCCCCGCGCCTCGGCGGCCCAGTACCGCACCAGCTTGCCGCCTTCGGGCACGGCGTAGCGGACGTCGCCGAGCAGCGGGCCGAGCCGCGACTCCTGGCCGGTCTCCTCGGCGATCTCCCGTACGGCGGCGAAGGGCATCGTCTCGCCCGCGTCGAGCTTGCCCTTGGGGAACGACCAGTCGTCGTACTTCGGGCGGTGCACGAGCGCGAGCTCGACCCCGTGTCGGCCGGGACGCCACAGGACGGCCCCGGCCGCCAGTACGTCAGCGGCGGTCGGCTCCATCACCCGCGGCGCGGTCACTCCGCCTCCGTCGCCGAGACGACGGCGTGGCGGAGCATCATCTCGGCCTGGTGGTCGCGCACGTGGGAGACACCTGCGCCGGGCGGCGGCGACGGCTCCCACGGGCCGTCGGCGTGCAGGGTCCAGCAGCGGGTGGCCGGGTCGAGGCAGGAGTCGAACATCTCGCCGAGCTTCTCGGCCAGGCGCGGGTCGGCCACCCGCAGCAGCACCTCGACCCGGCGGTCGAGGTTGCGGTGCATCATGTCCGCGCTGCCGATCCAGTACTCGCCGGCCGCGGCGAAGTGGAAGACGCGGGAGTGCTCGAGGAAGCGGCCGAGGATCGAGCGGACGTGGATGTTCTCCGAGAGCCCCGGCCGGCCGGGCCGCAGCGCGCAGATGCCCCGCACGACGATGTCGACCGGCACCCCCGCCTGCGAGGCCCGGTACAGCGCGTCGATCACCTGCTCGTCGACGAGCGAGTTGACCTTGATGCGGATGCCGGCCTCGCGGCCCTCCCGCTTGGCCTCGATCTCGTCCTCGATGCGGCGCACGATGCCGCGGCGCACCCCGTACGGCGCGACGAGCAGGCTGCGGTAGGAGGTCTGGCGCGAGTAGCCGGTGAGCGAGTTGAACAGGTCGGCGAGGTCGGCGCCGATCGTCGGGTCTGCGGTGAGCACGCCCAGGTCCTCGTAGAGCCGGGCGGTCTTCGGGTTGTAGTTGCCGGTGCCGACGTGGCAGTAGCGACGGATCGTGGAGCCCTCCTGGCGCACCACGAGCGAGGTCTTGCAGTGGGTCTTCAGACCCACCAGCCCGTAGACGACGTGCACGCCCGCCTTCTCCAGCTCGCGGGCCCAGCGGATGTTGGCCTGCTCGTCGAACCGCGCCTTGATCTCCACCAGGGCGACGACCTGCTTGCCGGCCGCGGCGGCGTCGATGAGCGCGTCGACGATCGGCGAGTCGCCGGACGTGCGGTAGAGCGTCTGCTTGATCGCCAGGACGTTCGGGTCGGACGCCGCCTGCTCGATGAACCGCTGCACGCTGGTCGAGAAGGAGTCGTACGGGTGGTGCACGAGCACGTCGCCCTCGCGCAGGGTGGCGAAGACGCTGCGCGGGGTCTCCCGGTCGGCGAACGCGGGGTGCGTGGCCGGCACGAACGGGTCGTCCTTGATGTCCGGGCGGTCGACGGCGTGCACGGCCCACAGCGCGGTGAGGTCGAGCAGCCCCGGCACCGTGACGACGTCGTGCGGGTCGACGTCGAGCTCGCGCAGGAGCAGCTCCAGCACGTGGTCGCTCATCGTGTCGGTGACCTCGAGCCGCACCGGCGGGCCGAACCGGCGCCGGGCGAGCTCGCGCTCGAGCGACTGGAGGAGGTCCTCGTCGCGGTCCTCCTCCACCTCGAGGTCGGCGTTGCGGGTGACCCGGAACGCGTGCACCTCGGCCACCTCGACGCCGGTGAACAGCTCGCCGAGGTGGGCGGAGATCAGGTCCTCGATCGGCAGGAACGTGATGGTGTCGTCTTCGGTGTCGACGCGGACGAGCCGCGGCACGTTGTTGGGCACCTTGACGCGCGCGAACCGCTCGGTGCGCCCGTCCGGGTCGCGGACGGTGACGGCGAGGTTCAGCGAGAGCCCTGAGATGTACGGGAACGGGTGGGCCGGGTCGACCGCCAGCGGCGTGAGCACGGGGAACACCTGCGCGGAGAAGTACGCCGACAGGCGGGCGTGCTGGTCGTCGGTCAGGTCCGTCCAGCGCAGGATGTGGATGCCCTCCGCCTCCAGCTCGGGCCGGACGTGGTCGAGGAACACGCGGGCGTGCGCCTCCTGGATCGCCTGCGTGCGCGTCGAGATCCGGGCCAGCTGCTCGCGGGGGGAGAGGCCGTCGGCGCTGCGGACGGCGAGGCCGGTCTCGTCGCGGCGCTTCAGCCCCGCCACCCGGACCATGTAGAACTCGTCGAGGTTCGACGCGAAGATCGCCAGGAACTTCGCCCGTTCCAGCAGCGGCTGGCTCGGGTCCTCGGCGAGGGCGAGCACCCTCGCGTTGAAGTCCAGCCAGGACAGCTCGCGGTTGAAGTAGCGGTCGTCGGGGAGCTCGGAGACCGGCGCGCGCGTGCGGGCGGGCGGGCTGACCGGCACCGCGGCGGCCGCAGGCGAGTTCGCCGTGCGGGCGCCGGTGGGCGGCGCCGCCGGGCCGGGCTGCTCGCGCGTCGCCGTGGCGGCCACCCCGTTGGCGGTGGAACTGCCCGCTGGGCTGACCCGCCGCGTGGACGGCCGGGGGGCGCTGCGCCCCGTGCGGCTCCGCCGGGCGCTGCTCACCTCGTCCGAGCCGTTCGTCTGCGTCTTGCGCGTGTCGTCAGCCACGACGCGATTGTTCCCCAACCCACCCGTGATGTGTTCGTGACAGTGACGGACAACGGGGTGAACGGTTGGTGGCGAACCGCCCGCGGGGACGTCAGCAGCCCGGGATCAGGGCGAGCGCGCAGCTTGTGTGCTTCCCCACTCCCATGGCGGTGGCCTCTCGCAGGTCGGCCGCGGTGTCGACGTCGCGGCGCAGGCCGGGCCACGATCCGCCGAGCGGGTGGGCGCCGGACCTCTCGTGCTCACGGGCGGAACCCGGCCCGAACCTCGGGTCGAGGGCGGTGCCGGGAGCGGCGAGCAGGAACGTGGTGCCGGTGCCCTCGGCGTCGGGCACGAAAGCGCGTCGCGCACCGGCCGCGAAGAGCGCCAGTGCGGCTCCGACAGCCTCGTCGAGCTCCTCGGGTCGCAGGGCCGGCAGGTCGGCCTGCAGCGCACCGACGGCAGCGGCGGGGTCCTGCTCGCGCAGCACCGCGGCGCCGCGCTCGTACGCCTGGTTGAGACCGGGCACGGGGCCGTCCGGCGTCACCTCGATGCCGAACACGCCCAGCTCAGCGGCCACCACCGGGTCCGAGCTGACCACCAGCAGCCGGCGGACGGCGTGGGCGGCGCGTACCGCGTCGACCGTGTCGCGCAGGAGCGCCATCGCCAGCCGGGCGTGGGCGCGCGGCTCGCCGACGCCACCGTCGGCGGCACCGCGGAGCCGGGACTTCGCCTTGGTGAGCGGCTTGACGGGGACGATGAGGTCCACGGTCGCCCGGTCGATCGAGGTCACACATCCATCGTGCCTGACCCGGTGGTGGACCTTGGAGGCCCGGCCAGGAACACTCTGGGGCGTGGTCAGGCGAGAGAGAGGCGGGTTCTGGATCGCGTTCTGCGCGGTCTTCTTCTACCCGATCAGCTGGCTGGTGGCCCGCTCCCGGTTCGAGGGCGGGGAACACGTACCACCGAGCGGCGGCGCGTTGATGGTCGCGAACCACGTCTCCCACCTCGACCCGATCTTCAGCGGGCTCGTGGTGCACAAGGCCCGCCGGGTGCCGCGGTTCCTCGCCAAGCACAGCCTCTGGCGCGCGCCGGTCCTCGGTTGGGCGCTCGCCGGGAGCGGGCAGATCCCGGTCTACCGGGAGTCGGCCGACGCGCAGCAGAGCCTGCGGGACGGCACGCGCGCGCTCCAGGAGGGCAAGGTCGTGGTGATCTACCCCGAGGGCACGATCACCCGCGATCCCGACGGCTGGCCGATGCAGTCGCGCACCGGCGTCGCCCGGCTGGCGCTGTCGGCGGACGTGCCGGTGGTGCCCTTCGTCCACTGGGGCACGCGCGAGGTGCTGGACGGGTACAACAAGAAGTTCCGGCCGCTGCCGCGCAAGCCCATCATCGTGCGGTGCGGGGAGCCGGTCGACCTCTCCGCCTACCGCGACCGCCCGGTCGACGCCGTGCTCCTGCGCGAGGTCACCGACCTGATCATGACGAGGGTGCGCGACCTGCTCGCCGAGGTGCGCGGCGAGCCGGCCCCCGAGGAGTTCTACCGGAGGACGGCCTCGTGACGGCTCCGGTGCGGCGCGTCGCCGTGCTCGGTGCCGGCTCGTGGGGCACCACGTTCGCGAAGGTGATGGCCGATGCCGGGCGTGACGTCCGGCTGTGGGCGCGCCGTCCCGAGGTGGCCGCCGCGGTGAACGAGCGGCACGCCAACCCCGACTACCTGCCCGGGATCGCCCTGCCGGCGCTGCTGACGGCCACCTCCGACCCGGCGGAGGCCCTCGAAGGGGCCGACGCGGTCGTACTGGCCGTGCCGTCGCAGACGCTGCGGGCCAACCTCGCGAGCTGGCGCGACCTGCTGCCGCCGGGATGCACCCTGGTGAGCCTCGCAAAGGGCGTCGAGCTGGGCACGTTGCTGCGGATGAGCGAGGTGATCTGCGAGGTCGCAGGCGTGCCTGCCGAGCAGGTGGCGGTGGTGTCCGGGCCGAACCTCGCCAGGGAGATCGCGGCCGAGGAACCGACCGCCACCGTGATCGCCTGCGCCGACCACGACCGGGCGGTCGCGCTGCAGCACGCGTGCACCACCGGCTACTTCCGCTCCTACACCAACACCGACGTCGTCGGCTGCGAGCTCGGCGGCGCCGGCAAGAACGTCATCGCGCTGGCGTGCGGCATCGCCGCTGGGATGGGCTTCGGCGACAACACCAGGGCGTCGCTGATCACCCGCGGCCTCGCCGAGACCGCCCGCCTCGGCACGGCGCTCGGCGCCGACCCGCTGACCTTCGCCGGCCTCGCCGGGCTCGGCGACCTCGTGGCCACCTGCTCCTCCCCGCTGTCGCGCAACCGGACCTTCGGCGAGCACCTCGGCCGCGGCGAGTCCCTCGCCCAGGCAGAGGCCGCCAACCACGGGCAGGTGGCGGAGGGCGTGAAGTCGTGCAAGTCGATCTGCGCGCTCGGCGACCGCCTCGGCGTCGAGCTGCCGATCGCCGACGCCGTGCGCCGGGTGTGCCACGAGGGCCTCTCGGCGGCGGAGATGGGCAAGGAGCTGATCAGCCGGGCGCCGCGGCCGGAGTCGGAGTAACGCGCGGAGCTATGGTGCCCCGGTGATCGGGGACGGCACGCGGTGCGTGCACGGCGGGCACGAACCGGGCGTGCCGGGAACGCCGATGCATCCGGGGCCCGTGCTCTCCTCGACCTTCGAGCTCGGCCTCCCGTCCGACCCCACCCCGGCCGACTTCTACGGCCGGTCGGACAACCCCACCTGGCGAGCGCTGGAGACGGCGATCGGGAAGCTCGACGGCGGCGAGTGCGTGGTCTTCGCCTCCGGGATGGCCGCCATCGCCGCAGTCCTGCGGCTGGCCGGCCGCGACGGCGCGCTCGTGCTGCCCTCCGACGGCTACTACCTGGCCCGTTCCCTCGCCCACTCCGAGCTGGTGCCACTGGGTGTCGAGGTCCGGGAGACGCCCACGGCCGCTCCGCTGCCCTCGCTGGACGGGGCCGCGCTCGTGCTACTGGAGACCCCGTCCAACCCGGGCCTCGACGTCGCCGACATCGCCGCGGCCGCAGCGGCCGCCCACGCGGTGGGCGCCCTGCTCGCCGTCGACAACACCACGGCGACGCCGCTCGGGCAGCGGCCGCTGGAGCTCGGCGCCGACCTGGTGATCGCCTCCGACACGAAAGCGCTCGCCGGGCACGGGGACGTGGTGCTCGGGCACGTCAGCGCGCGCGATCCCGAGCTGGTCGCGCGGCTGCGCGAGGCCCGCTCGCGGGGCGGGGCGGTGCTCGGACCGATGGAGGCGTGGCTCGCCCACCGCGGCCTCGCCACCCTCGACCTGCGCCTGGCCCGGCAGGCGCAGAACGCGGCCGCGCTCGTCCCCGTGCTGCGCGCACACCCGGCGGTCAGCGACGTGCGGTGGCCGGGCGACCCGGCCGACCCCGCCCACGCCGTGGCGGCGCGCCAGATGCGCCGCTGGAACGGCGTGTTGCGGTTCACGCTCGCATCGGAGGCGGCCGTCGGCGAGTTCCTCGCCGCCTCCCGGCTGATCGGATCGGCCACGAGCTTCGG includes:
- a CDS encoding lysophospholipid acyltransferase family protein is translated as MVRRERGGFWIAFCAVFFYPISWLVARSRFEGGEHVPPSGGALMVANHVSHLDPIFSGLVVHKARRVPRFLAKHSLWRAPVLGWALAGSGQIPVYRESADAQQSLRDGTRALQEGKVVVIYPEGTITRDPDGWPMQSRTGVARLALSADVPVVPFVHWGTREVLDGYNKKFRPLPRKPIIVRCGEPVDLSAYRDRPVDAVLLREVTDLIMTRVRDLLAEVRGEPAPEEFYRRTAS
- the cofC gene encoding 2-phospho-L-lactate guanylyltransferase, with the translated sequence MTSIDRATVDLIVPVKPLTKAKSRLRGAADGGVGEPRAHARLAMALLRDTVDAVRAAHAVRRLLVVSSDPVVAAELGVFGIEVTPDGPVPGLNQAYERGAAVLREQDPAAAVGALQADLPALRPEELDEAVGAALALFAAGARRAFVPDAEGTGTTFLLAAPGTALDPRFGPGSAREHERSGAHPLGGSWPGLRRDVDTAADLREATAMGVGKHTSCALALIPGC
- a CDS encoding NAD(P)H-dependent glycerol-3-phosphate dehydrogenase, whose protein sequence is MTAPVRRVAVLGAGSWGTTFAKVMADAGRDVRLWARRPEVAAAVNERHANPDYLPGIALPALLTATSDPAEALEGADAVVLAVPSQTLRANLASWRDLLPPGCTLVSLAKGVELGTLLRMSEVICEVAGVPAEQVAVVSGPNLAREIAAEEPTATVIACADHDRAVALQHACTTGYFRSYTNTDVVGCELGGAGKNVIALACGIAAGMGFGDNTRASLITRGLAETARLGTALGADPLTFAGLAGLGDLVATCSSPLSRNRTFGEHLGRGESLAQAEAANHGQVAEGVKSCKSICALGDRLGVELPIADAVRRVCHEGLSAAEMGKELISRAPRPESE
- a CDS encoding RNA degradosome polyphosphate kinase — protein: MADDTRKTQTNGSDEVSSARRSRTGRSAPRPSTRRVSPAGSSTANGVAATATREQPGPAAPPTGARTANSPAAAAVPVSPPARTRAPVSELPDDRYFNRELSWLDFNARVLALAEDPSQPLLERAKFLAIFASNLDEFYMVRVAGLKRRDETGLAVRSADGLSPREQLARISTRTQAIQEAHARVFLDHVRPELEAEGIHILRWTDLTDDQHARLSAYFSAQVFPVLTPLAVDPAHPFPYISGLSLNLAVTVRDPDGRTERFARVKVPNNVPRLVRVDTEDDTITFLPIEDLISAHLGELFTGVEVAEVHAFRVTRNADLEVEEDRDEDLLQSLERELARRRFGPPVRLEVTDTMSDHVLELLLRELDVDPHDVVTVPGLLDLTALWAVHAVDRPDIKDDPFVPATHPAFADRETPRSVFATLREGDVLVHHPYDSFSTSVQRFIEQAASDPNVLAIKQTLYRTSGDSPIVDALIDAAAAGKQVVALVEIKARFDEQANIRWARELEKAGVHVVYGLVGLKTHCKTSLVVRQEGSTIRRYCHVGTGNYNPKTARLYEDLGVLTADPTIGADLADLFNSLTGYSRQTSYRSLLVAPYGVRRGIVRRIEDEIEAKREGREAGIRIKVNSLVDEQVIDALYRASQAGVPVDIVVRGICALRPGRPGLSENIHVRSILGRFLEHSRVFHFAAAGEYWIGSADMMHRNLDRRVEVLLRVADPRLAEKLGEMFDSCLDPATRCWTLHADGPWEPSPPPGAGVSHVRDHQAEMMLRHAVVSATEAE
- a CDS encoding lanthionine synthetase C family protein; translated protein: MTALPLAVSPDLRRRAIAVATEVADRLRSPEPVATTALRARRPAGHPGWDPSSLLLGHPGVAVLHATMSVADPSWAMATHAHLAAAASGAGADLVPAAVLHGSVHGGYPKLLRTLAHALAEASEQQVEAQVRRAAQDGPWLAVSDYDVVSGLTGKGRLLLALGDDRSSDALHSTLRHLVACTLPVTAHGASVPGWWCRGDDPAELPHGYLDAGLAHGVAGPLALMALAHDRGHRVEGMPEAMRTVADWLLRRAVADEHGLLWPSRVSFAQETGAEPVAPDAVKAAWCYGVAGVARALHLAGIALGDPQLCATAVQALRGAVLRPWSDAHLVGPTVCHGAAGLLQVVLRVTERDPDPVLQGAAGLLAQRVLYDFDRTAPFGFRHGHRTRSGRVVGVDEPGLLQGAAGVALVLATFAHHPGTIGPDVWDAPLLLS
- a CDS encoding NUDIX hydrolase, which encodes MTAPRVMEPTAADVLAAGAVLWRPGRHGVELALVHRPKYDDWSFPKGKLDAGETMPFAAVREIAEETGQESRLGPLLGDVRYAVPEGGKLVRYWAAEARGGEFTPGEETDELRWLDPASAAELLSYPHDLDILQRFTHVGPPVSVIALVRHGKAGSRSQWDGEDAARPLSGSGQEQAWQLDGLLGLFGPDRVVTAPPVRCRDTVVPLAHRLGLAIDEDPSLGEDGYWADPAAALARFRALTDVPGVVVACSQGGVIPHLVGTLAAAAGLRELDPDDVPAKKGSTWLLTFGPDATLRTADYYEHPTGD
- a CDS encoding cystathionine gamma-lyase, whose product is MIGDGTRCVHGGHEPGVPGTPMHPGPVLSSTFELGLPSDPTPADFYGRSDNPTWRALETAIGKLDGGECVVFASGMAAIAAVLRLAGRDGALVLPSDGYYLARSLAHSELVPLGVEVRETPTAAPLPSLDGAALVLLETPSNPGLDVADIAAAAAAAHAVGALLAVDNTTATPLGQRPLELGADLVIASDTKALAGHGDVVLGHVSARDPELVARLREARSRGGAVLGPMEAWLAHRGLATLDLRLARQAQNAAALVPVLRAHPAVSDVRWPGDPADPAHAVAARQMRRWNGVLRFTLASEAAVGEFLAASRLIGSATSFGGLRSTVDRRRRWGDDVAEGLLRFSAGCEDESDLVPDVCAALDAITA